One stretch of Anguilla anguilla isolate fAngAng1 chromosome 5, fAngAng1.pri, whole genome shotgun sequence DNA includes these proteins:
- the dennd5a gene encoding DENN domain-containing protein 5A isoform X6, which translates to MTTGFSSNSCRFADYFVICGLDTETGLEPDELSALCQYIEATKFRDGARRLSASGEEGENFEQSPLRRTFKSKVLAHYPDNVEWSPFDQDAVGMLCMPKGLSFRTQADSREPQFHSFIITREDGSRTYGFALTFYEEVTSKQICSAMQTLYHMHNAEQYDILHAPAPPPAAPAPHDDRRHVLHPSPALSRLQRFNSYDISRDTLYVSKCICLMAPMAFPQACRKVLEQLHRAVSSPQPPPLPLESYVYNILYEVPLPPVGRSLKFSGVYGPIVCQRPSTSELPLFDFPIREVFELLGVENVLQLFTCALLEIQILLYSQHYQRLMTVAESITALMFPYQWQHVYVPILPASLLHFLDAPVPYLMGLHSNGQDDRSKLELPQEANLCFVDIDNHFIELPEDLPQFPNKLEFIQEISEVLMAFGVPPEGSLHCSETVSKLRDFRAGDVASDKRNGNLAGSPLHSYLLKENQTIARLQALVKRTGLSLEKLDVKDEGSSNRDLKVQCDEEELKMHQLNIQVREVFANRFTQMFADYEVFVIQPSQDKEAWFSNREQMQNFDKASFLSDQPEPYLPFLSRFLETQMFASFIDSKILCHDDEDKEHTLRVFDLRVDKVRMLNVRTPTLRTSMYQKCANIAESEKAIEMRVSKIDHTALHPHLLDMRIGQGRYEPGFFPRLQSDVLSSGPTSNKWAKRSAPAQWRRKDRQKQHAEHLYLDNDQREHFECLFPGLHFLLALDYYWLSQSFRPCLKSVSVDLKYIQEARNLGTTIRQPKLSNLSPSVIAQTNWKFVEGLLKECRNKTKRMLVEKMGREAVELGHGEVSITGVEENTLIASLCDLLERIWSHGLQVKQGKSALWSHLLHYQEGKEKKDATPGGLGPPAFIQESERRKSDAGSAMPPLKVSVIQDMRHIQNIGEIKTDVGKARAWVRLSMEKKLLSRHLKQLLSDHELTKKLYKRYAFLRCDDEKEQFLYHLLSFNAVDYFCFTNVFTTIMIPYHVVVIPSKKLGGSMFTANPWICVSGELAETGVLQVPKNTLEITFECQNLGKLTTVQMGHDNSGLYAKWLVECVLVRNEITGHAYKFPCGRWLGKGVDDGSLERILVGELLTPSSENEERMCRTPPMQQSPGMIRRLVTISPNSKPKLNTGQIQEGVGEAINGIVKHFHKPEKERGSLTLLLCGEFGLVWALDQVFQHGFKSPRLFKNVFIWDFLEKAQAHFESPEQREAAQDENRQTRAHNFCRFMRAINSTPRNIGKDGKFQMLVCLGARDHLLHHWIALLADCPITAQMYEESALIKDHSLVNSLIRVLQSLQEFNITLEASLVKGIRI; encoded by the exons CTTTATGCCAGTATATAGAGGCTACTAAATTCAGAGATGGGGCCAGACGATTGTCAGCGAGTGGCGAAGAAG GTGAGAATTTTGAGCAGAGTCCCCTGCGGAGGACATTCAAGTCCAAAGTCCTGGCACACTACCCCGACAATGTGGAGTGGAGCCCCTTTGACCAGGACGCGGTGGGCATG ctgtGCATGCCGAAGGGCCTGTCGTTCCGCACGCAGGCGGACTCGCGGGAGCCGCAGTTCCACTCCTTCATCATCACGCGGGAGGACGGCTCGCGCACCTACGGCTTCGCCCTCACCTTCTACGAGGAGGTGACCAGCAAGCAGATCTGCAGCGCCATGCAGACGCTGTACCACATGCACAACGCCGAGCAGTACGACATCCTGCAcgcgccggccccgcccccagccgcGCCCGCCCCCCACGACGACCGCCGCCACGTCCTGCACCCGTCCCCCGCCCTCTCCCGCCTGCAGCGCTTCAACTCCTACGACATCAGCCGCGACACGCTCTACGTCTCCAAGTGCATCTGCCTGATGGCGCCCATGGCGTTCCCGCAGGCCTGCCGGAAGGTTCTGGAGCAGCTGCACCGCGCCGTCTCCTCCCcgcagccgccgccgctgccgctggAGAGCTACGTCTACAACATCCTGTACGAGGTGCCGCTGCCGCCGGTGGGCCGCTCGCTCAAGTTCTCCGGCGTGTACGGGCCGATCGTGTGCCAGCGGCCCAGCACGTCCGAGCTCCCGCTCTTCGACTTCCCCATCCGGGAGGTGTTCGAGCTCCTCGGGGTGGAGAACGTGCTGCAGCTCTTCACCTGTGCCCTGCTGGAGATTCAGATCCTGCTCTACTCTCAGC acTACCAGCGGCTGATGACGGTGGCAGAGAGCATCACGGCCTTAATGTTCCCCTACCAGTGGCAGCACGTGTACGTGCCCATCCTGCCCGCCTCGCTGCTGCACTTCCTGGACGCGCCCGTCCCGTACCTGATGGGCCTGCACTCCAACGGCCAGGACGACCGCTCCAAGCTGGAGCTGCCCCAGGAG GCCAACTTGTGCTTCGTGGACATCGACAACCACTTCATCGAGCTGCCGGAGGACCTCCCGCAGTTCCCCAACAAGCTGGAGTTCATCCAGGAGATCTCGGAGGTGCTGATGGCGTTCGGCGTCCCCCCGGAGGGCAGCCTGCACTGCAGCGAGACCGTGTCCAAGCTGCGGGACTTCCGCGCCGGCGACGTGGCCTCCGACAAGCGCAACGGCAACCTGGCCGGCTCACCGCTCCACTCCTACCTGCTGAAGGAGAACCAGACCATCGCCCGCCTGCAGGCGCTGGTCAAGAGGACAGGCCTCAGCCTGGAGAAG TTGGATGTGAAGGATGAGGGCAGCAGTAACAGGGACCTGAAGGTGCAGTGTGAtgaggaggagctgaagatgcATCAGCTCAACATCCAGGTGCGCGAGGTCTTCGCCAACCGCTTCACGCAGATGTTCGCCGACTACGAGGTGTTCGTCATCCAGCCCAGCCAGGACAAGGAGGCCTGGTTCAGCAACCGGGAGCAGATGCAGAACTTCGACAAG GCCTCCTTCCTGTCGGACCAGCCGGAGCCGTACCTCCCCTTCCTGTCCCGCTTCCTGGAGACGCAGATGTTCGCCTCCTTCATCGACAGCAAGATCCTGTGCCACGACGACGAGGACAAGGAGCACACGCTGCGCGTCTTCGACCTGCGCGTCGACAAGGTCCGCATGCTGAACGTGCGCACGCCCACCCTGCGCACCTCCATGTACCAGAAGTGCGCCAACATCGCCGAGTCCG AGAAGGCCATTGAGATGAGGGTGTCCAAGATCGACCACACGGCGCTGCACCCCCACCTGCTGGACATGCGCATCGGGCAGGGCCGCTACGAGCCCGGCTTCTTCCCCCGCCTGCAGTCCGACGTGCTGTCCTCCGGCCCCACCAGCAACAA GTGGGCAAAGCGGAGTGCCCCTGCACAGTGGAGAAGGAAGGACCGGCAGAAGCAGCACGCTGAACACCTGTACCTGGATAACGACCAGAGAGAG cattTTGAGTGTTTGTTCCCGGGGCTGCACTTCCTGTTGGCTCTGGATTACTACTGGCTGTCGCAGTCCTTCAGGCCCTGTCTGAAGTCCGTGTCTGTGGACCTG AAGTACATCCAGGAGGCTCGGAACCTGGGCACCACGATCCGGCAGCCCAAGCTGTCCAACCTGTCCCCCTCCGTCATCGCGCAGACCAACTGGAAGTTTGTGGAGGGCCTTCTGAAGGAGTGCAGGAACAAG ACCAAGCGGATGCTGGTGGAGAAGATGGGGCGGGAGGCGGTGGAGCTGGGCCACGGGGAGGTGAGCATCACGGGCGTGGAGGAGAACACGCTCATCGCCAGCCTCTGCGACCTGCTGGAGCGCATCTGGAGCCACGGCCTGCAGGTCAAACAG GGTAAATCTGCGCTGTGGTCCCACCTGCTGCACTACcaggaggggaaagagaagaaggatgCCACGCCCGGTGGCCTGGGGCCTCCAG CGTTCATCCAGGAGTCTGAGAGAAGGAAGTCTGATGCCGGGTCTGCCATGCCCCCCCTAAAGGTGTCCGTCATACAGGACATGAG aCACATCCAGAACATCGGCGAGATCAAGACGGACGTTGGGAAGGCGCGGGCTTGGGTACGCCTCTCCATGGAGAAGAAGCTGCTGTCCAGACACCTCAAACAGCTGCTGTCTGACCACGAGCTGACCAA GAAACTGTACAAACGCTACGCCTTTCTGCGCTGTGACGATGAGAAAGAGCAGTTCCTTTACCACCTGCTCTCCTTCAACGCCGTGGACTATTTCTGCTTCACCAACGTCTTCACCACCATCA TGATCCCGTACCACGTAGTGGTCATTCCCAGTAAGAAGCTGGGAGGCTCCATGTTCACAGCCAACCCCTGGATCTGTGTGTCCGGGGAGCTGGCAGAAACGGGGGTCCTCCAGGTTCCAAAGAACACCCTGGAAATCACCTTTGAG tGCCAGAACCTGGGAAAGCTGACCACCGTGCAGATGGGACATGATAACTCAGGGCTTTATGCAAAGTGGCTGGTGGAGTGCGTGCTGGTGCGGAATGAGATCACGGGACACGCCTACAA GTTCCCGTGCGGCCGCTGGCTGGGGAAGGGCGTGGACGACGGCAGTCTGGAGCGCATCTTGGTGGGCGAGCTCCTGACCCCCAGCTCAGAGAACGAGGAGCGCATGTGCCGGACCCCCCCCATGCAGCAGTCCCCTGGTATGATCCGTAGGCTGGTCACCATCTCACCCAACAGCAAACCAA AGTTAAACACGGGGCAGATCCAGGAAGGCGTGGGAGAGGCCATCAATGGGATCGTTAAGCACTTCCACAAACCAGAGAAAGAG AGGGGCAGCCTGACCCTGCTGCTGTGTGGGGAGTTTGGCTTGGTCTGGGCCTTGGACCAGGTGTTCCAGCACGGCTTCAAGTCCCCGCGCCTCTTCAAGAACGTCTTCATCTGGGACTTCCTCG agaaGGCCCAGGCGCACTTTGAGAGCCCGGAGCAGAGGGAGGCGGCGCAGGACGAGAACCGGCAGACCAGGGCGCACAACTTCTGCCGCTTCATGCGCGCCATCAACAGCACACCCAGGAACATCGGCAAGGACGGAAAGTTCCAGATGCTGGTGTGTCTGGGAGCCAG AGACCACCTGCTGCACCACTGGATTGCTCTCCTGGCGGACTGTCCAATCACGGCGCAGATGTACGAGGAGTCGGCGCTGATAAAGGACCACTCGCTGGTCAACTCTCTGATCAGAGTGCTGCAGAGCCTGCAGGAGTTCAACATCACGCTGGAGGCCTCGCTCGTCAAGGGCATACGGATCTAG
- the dennd5a gene encoding DENN domain-containing protein 5A isoform X1, whose product MTTGFSSNSCRFADYFVICGLDTETGLEPDELSALCQYIEATKFRDGARRLSASGEEGENFEQSPLRRTFKSKVLAHYPDNVEWSPFDQDAVGMLCMPKGLSFRTQADSREPQFHSFIITREDGSRTYGFALTFYEEVTSKQICSAMQTLYHMHNAEQYDILHAPAPPPAAPAPHDDRRHVLHPSPALSRLQRFNSYDISRDTLYVSKCICLMAPMAFPQACRKVLEQLHRAVSSPQPPPLPLESYVYNILYEVPLPPVGRSLKFSGVYGPIVCQRPSTSELPLFDFPIREVFELLGVENVLQLFTCALLEIQILLYSQHYQRLMTVAESITALMFPYQWQHVYVPILPASLLHFLDAPVPYLMGLHSNGQDDRSKLELPQEANLCFVDIDNHFIELPEDLPQFPNKLEFIQEISEVLMAFGVPPEGSLHCSETVSKLRDFRAGDVASDKRNGNLAGSPLHSYLLKENQTIARLQALVKRTGLSLEKLDVKDEGSSNRDLKVQCDEEELKMHQLNIQVREVFANRFTQMFADYEVFVIQPSQDKEAWFSNREQMQNFDKASFLSDQPEPYLPFLSRFLETQMFASFIDSKILCHDDEDKEHTLRVFDLRVDKVRMLNVRTPTLRTSMYQKCANIAESATPIKKRLQKADLVAPTPHCIGLENYKAHIQKAIEMRVSKIDHTALHPHLLDMRIGQGRYEPGFFPRLQSDVLSSGPTSNKWAKRSAPAQWRRKDRQKQHAEHLYLDNDQREKYIQEARNLGTTIRQPKLSNLSPSVIAQTNWKFVEGLLKECRNKTKRMLVEKMGREAVELGHGEVSITGVEENTLIASLCDLLERIWSHGLQVKQGKSALWSHLLHYQEGKEKKDATPGGLGPPAFIQESERRKSDAGSAMPPLKVSVIQDMRHIQNIGEIKTDVGKARAWVRLSMEKKLLSRHLKQLLSDHELTKKLYKRYAFLRCDDEKEQFLYHLLSFNAVDYFCFTNVFTTIMIPYHVVVIPSKKLGGSMFTANPWICVSGELAETGVLQVPKNTLEITFECQNLGKLTTVQMGHDNSGLYAKWLVECVLVRNEITGHAYKFPCGRWLGKGVDDGSLERILVGELLTPSSENEERMCRTPPMQQSPGMIRRLVTISPNSKPKLNTGQIQEGVGEAINGIVKHFHKPEKERGSLTLLLCGEFGLVWALDQVFQHGFKSPRLFKNVFIWDFLEKAQAHFESPEQREAAQDENRQTRAHNFCRFMRAINSTPRNIGKDGKFQMLVCLGARDHLLHHWIALLADCPITAQMYEESALIKDHSLVNSLIRVLQSLQEFNITLEASLVKGIRI is encoded by the exons CTTTATGCCAGTATATAGAGGCTACTAAATTCAGAGATGGGGCCAGACGATTGTCAGCGAGTGGCGAAGAAG GTGAGAATTTTGAGCAGAGTCCCCTGCGGAGGACATTCAAGTCCAAAGTCCTGGCACACTACCCCGACAATGTGGAGTGGAGCCCCTTTGACCAGGACGCGGTGGGCATG ctgtGCATGCCGAAGGGCCTGTCGTTCCGCACGCAGGCGGACTCGCGGGAGCCGCAGTTCCACTCCTTCATCATCACGCGGGAGGACGGCTCGCGCACCTACGGCTTCGCCCTCACCTTCTACGAGGAGGTGACCAGCAAGCAGATCTGCAGCGCCATGCAGACGCTGTACCACATGCACAACGCCGAGCAGTACGACATCCTGCAcgcgccggccccgcccccagccgcGCCCGCCCCCCACGACGACCGCCGCCACGTCCTGCACCCGTCCCCCGCCCTCTCCCGCCTGCAGCGCTTCAACTCCTACGACATCAGCCGCGACACGCTCTACGTCTCCAAGTGCATCTGCCTGATGGCGCCCATGGCGTTCCCGCAGGCCTGCCGGAAGGTTCTGGAGCAGCTGCACCGCGCCGTCTCCTCCCcgcagccgccgccgctgccgctggAGAGCTACGTCTACAACATCCTGTACGAGGTGCCGCTGCCGCCGGTGGGCCGCTCGCTCAAGTTCTCCGGCGTGTACGGGCCGATCGTGTGCCAGCGGCCCAGCACGTCCGAGCTCCCGCTCTTCGACTTCCCCATCCGGGAGGTGTTCGAGCTCCTCGGGGTGGAGAACGTGCTGCAGCTCTTCACCTGTGCCCTGCTGGAGATTCAGATCCTGCTCTACTCTCAGC acTACCAGCGGCTGATGACGGTGGCAGAGAGCATCACGGCCTTAATGTTCCCCTACCAGTGGCAGCACGTGTACGTGCCCATCCTGCCCGCCTCGCTGCTGCACTTCCTGGACGCGCCCGTCCCGTACCTGATGGGCCTGCACTCCAACGGCCAGGACGACCGCTCCAAGCTGGAGCTGCCCCAGGAG GCCAACTTGTGCTTCGTGGACATCGACAACCACTTCATCGAGCTGCCGGAGGACCTCCCGCAGTTCCCCAACAAGCTGGAGTTCATCCAGGAGATCTCGGAGGTGCTGATGGCGTTCGGCGTCCCCCCGGAGGGCAGCCTGCACTGCAGCGAGACCGTGTCCAAGCTGCGGGACTTCCGCGCCGGCGACGTGGCCTCCGACAAGCGCAACGGCAACCTGGCCGGCTCACCGCTCCACTCCTACCTGCTGAAGGAGAACCAGACCATCGCCCGCCTGCAGGCGCTGGTCAAGAGGACAGGCCTCAGCCTGGAGAAG TTGGATGTGAAGGATGAGGGCAGCAGTAACAGGGACCTGAAGGTGCAGTGTGAtgaggaggagctgaagatgcATCAGCTCAACATCCAGGTGCGCGAGGTCTTCGCCAACCGCTTCACGCAGATGTTCGCCGACTACGAGGTGTTCGTCATCCAGCCCAGCCAGGACAAGGAGGCCTGGTTCAGCAACCGGGAGCAGATGCAGAACTTCGACAAG GCCTCCTTCCTGTCGGACCAGCCGGAGCCGTACCTCCCCTTCCTGTCCCGCTTCCTGGAGACGCAGATGTTCGCCTCCTTCATCGACAGCAAGATCCTGTGCCACGACGACGAGGACAAGGAGCACACGCTGCGCGTCTTCGACCTGCGCGTCGACAAGGTCCGCATGCTGAACGTGCGCACGCCCACCCTGCGCACCTCCATGTACCAGAAGTGCGCCAACATCGCCGAGTCCG CGACTCCTATTAAAAAGCGTTTACAGAAAGCTGATCTggttgcccccaccccccactgcatTGGCCTGGAGAACTACAAGGCCCAtattc AGAAGGCCATTGAGATGAGGGTGTCCAAGATCGACCACACGGCGCTGCACCCCCACCTGCTGGACATGCGCATCGGGCAGGGCCGCTACGAGCCCGGCTTCTTCCCCCGCCTGCAGTCCGACGTGCTGTCCTCCGGCCCCACCAGCAACAA GTGGGCAAAGCGGAGTGCCCCTGCACAGTGGAGAAGGAAGGACCGGCAGAAGCAGCACGCTGAACACCTGTACCTGGATAACGACCAGAGAGAG AAGTACATCCAGGAGGCTCGGAACCTGGGCACCACGATCCGGCAGCCCAAGCTGTCCAACCTGTCCCCCTCCGTCATCGCGCAGACCAACTGGAAGTTTGTGGAGGGCCTTCTGAAGGAGTGCAGGAACAAG ACCAAGCGGATGCTGGTGGAGAAGATGGGGCGGGAGGCGGTGGAGCTGGGCCACGGGGAGGTGAGCATCACGGGCGTGGAGGAGAACACGCTCATCGCCAGCCTCTGCGACCTGCTGGAGCGCATCTGGAGCCACGGCCTGCAGGTCAAACAG GGTAAATCTGCGCTGTGGTCCCACCTGCTGCACTACcaggaggggaaagagaagaaggatgCCACGCCCGGTGGCCTGGGGCCTCCAG CGTTCATCCAGGAGTCTGAGAGAAGGAAGTCTGATGCCGGGTCTGCCATGCCCCCCCTAAAGGTGTCCGTCATACAGGACATGAG aCACATCCAGAACATCGGCGAGATCAAGACGGACGTTGGGAAGGCGCGGGCTTGGGTACGCCTCTCCATGGAGAAGAAGCTGCTGTCCAGACACCTCAAACAGCTGCTGTCTGACCACGAGCTGACCAA GAAACTGTACAAACGCTACGCCTTTCTGCGCTGTGACGATGAGAAAGAGCAGTTCCTTTACCACCTGCTCTCCTTCAACGCCGTGGACTATTTCTGCTTCACCAACGTCTTCACCACCATCA TGATCCCGTACCACGTAGTGGTCATTCCCAGTAAGAAGCTGGGAGGCTCCATGTTCACAGCCAACCCCTGGATCTGTGTGTCCGGGGAGCTGGCAGAAACGGGGGTCCTCCAGGTTCCAAAGAACACCCTGGAAATCACCTTTGAG tGCCAGAACCTGGGAAAGCTGACCACCGTGCAGATGGGACATGATAACTCAGGGCTTTATGCAAAGTGGCTGGTGGAGTGCGTGCTGGTGCGGAATGAGATCACGGGACACGCCTACAA GTTCCCGTGCGGCCGCTGGCTGGGGAAGGGCGTGGACGACGGCAGTCTGGAGCGCATCTTGGTGGGCGAGCTCCTGACCCCCAGCTCAGAGAACGAGGAGCGCATGTGCCGGACCCCCCCCATGCAGCAGTCCCCTGGTATGATCCGTAGGCTGGTCACCATCTCACCCAACAGCAAACCAA AGTTAAACACGGGGCAGATCCAGGAAGGCGTGGGAGAGGCCATCAATGGGATCGTTAAGCACTTCCACAAACCAGAGAAAGAG AGGGGCAGCCTGACCCTGCTGCTGTGTGGGGAGTTTGGCTTGGTCTGGGCCTTGGACCAGGTGTTCCAGCACGGCTTCAAGTCCCCGCGCCTCTTCAAGAACGTCTTCATCTGGGACTTCCTCG agaaGGCCCAGGCGCACTTTGAGAGCCCGGAGCAGAGGGAGGCGGCGCAGGACGAGAACCGGCAGACCAGGGCGCACAACTTCTGCCGCTTCATGCGCGCCATCAACAGCACACCCAGGAACATCGGCAAGGACGGAAAGTTCCAGATGCTGGTGTGTCTGGGAGCCAG AGACCACCTGCTGCACCACTGGATTGCTCTCCTGGCGGACTGTCCAATCACGGCGCAGATGTACGAGGAGTCGGCGCTGATAAAGGACCACTCGCTGGTCAACTCTCTGATCAGAGTGCTGCAGAGCCTGCAGGAGTTCAACATCACGCTGGAGGCCTCGCTCGTCAAGGGCATACGGATCTAG